A region of Necator americanus strain Aroian chromosome I, whole genome shotgun sequence DNA encodes the following proteins:
- a CDS encoding hypothetical protein (NECATOR_CHRI.G335.T1) encodes MINVFNSPIEASSIDEFAEGRSDQQQVFEKRKRRPKVEYTSDGRKVIDGVMEDEQTPNALWTTTISRGVANDWRAKAEGGPFYRAKRYVSIVTYDVKVFAQNTMRRYGTPILLLLNLFLAYTICRLFKIL; translated from the exons ATGATCAACGTATTCAACTCTCCAATTGAGGCGTCAAGTATCGATGAATTCGCCGAAGGGCGATCGGATCAGCAACAAGTGTTCGAGAAG cgCAAGCGTCGTCCTAAGGTCGAGTATACATCTGATGGACGCAAG GTCATCGACGGAGTGATGGAAGATGAGCAGACACCGAATGCGTTATGGACGACGACGATCTCGCGAGGTGTCGCCAATGATTGGAGAGCAAAAGCTGAAGGTGGACCGTTCTACAGGGCAAAACGATACG TATCGATCGTTACGTACGATGTGAAAGTGTTTGCGCAGAATACGATGCGTAGGTACGGTACACCGATTCTGTTGCTGCTCAACCTTTTCCTTGCCTACACCATCTGTcgactttttaaaatcttatgA
- a CDS encoding hypothetical protein (NECATOR_CHRI.G338.T1), giving the protein MERTRCRIREAVRSGVYSDVYIEQLRSFKTNLENTRPQQREVYFQHNNTQSHIGKMTKAELNKFFWTILPHPPYFPDLAPSDYHLFSYLQRHLNGQDFQTRDDIKKALEQFFKEQSPAFWSKGIYDLSIRWQQTIDANGAYFK; this is encoded by the coding sequence ATGGAGCGTACACGGTGTCGAATACGTGAAGCTGTTCGCTCAGGGGTGTACAGTGACGTCTACATTGAGCAACTGAGGAGTTTTAagacaaatctcgaaaatACACGGCCGCAGCAGCGCgaagtctacttccagcaCAACAACACTCAGTCACACATTGGAAAAATGACCAAGGCTGAACTTAATAAGTTCTTCTGGACCATTTTACCACACCCACCGTATTTCCCAGACTTGGCTCCCTCGGATtaccatcttttttcttatctccAACGTCACCTGAATGGTCAAGACTTCCAAACCcgcgacgacatcaaaaaggcactcgagcagttcttcaagGAGCAGTCCccagcgttctggagcaaGGGTATCTACGATCTGTCTATACGTTGGCAGCAGACCATCGATGCCAATGgggcatacttcaaatga
- a CDS encoding hypothetical protein (NECATOR_CHRI.G336.T1), producing MPAGLMPLISKNVGKEGEKEEEKEEEKEEKKEEKEEEKEEEKEEEEENEEEEKEEEEENEEEEKEEEEKEEEKDKNEFLRFTCLLGNNGDGFVRCFREAAAITLECNSGLITRQQ from the exons ATGCCCGCCGGTTTGATGCCGTTGATATCGAAAAACGTAG GGAAAGAGGGggagaaagaggaggaaaaggaggaggagaaggaggagaagaaggaggagaaggaggaggagaaggaggaggagaaggaggaggaggaggaaaatgaggaggaggagaaggaggaggaggaggaaaatgaggaggaggagaaggaggaggaggagaaggaggaggagaaggataAG AATGAGTTTCTACGCTTCACTTGTCTTCTTGGCAACAATGGCGATGGTTTCGTTCGTTGCTTTCGCGAAGCCGCAGCCATCACCTTGGAATGCAATTCGGGGCTAATTACCCGTCAGCAATAG
- a CDS encoding hypothetical protein (NECATOR_CHRI.G336.T2) produces MPAGLMPLISKNVGKEGEKEEEKEEEKEEKKEEKEEEKEEEKEEEEENEEEEKEEEEENEEEEKEEEEKEEEKDKVVGEEERRRGGGRVK; encoded by the exons ATGCCCGCCGGTTTGATGCCGTTGATATCGAAAAACGTAG GGAAAGAGGGggagaaagaggaggaaaaggaggaggagaaggaggagaagaaggaggagaaggaggaggagaaggaggaggagaaggaggaggaggaggaaaatgaggaggaggagaaggaggaggaggaggaaaatgaggaggaggagaaggaggaggaggagaaggaggaggagaaggataAGGTAGTGGGGGAGGAGGAGAGGAGGAGAGGAGGAGGTAGGGTTAagtaa
- a CDS encoding hypothetical protein (NECATOR_CHRI.G335.T2), which translates to MINVFNSPIEASSIDEFAEGRSDQQQVFEKVIDGVMEDEQTPNALWTTTISRGVANDWRAKAEGGPFYRAKRYGGNGGAESSDFPHKKFGEVLDALPVGMQGS; encoded by the exons ATGATCAACGTATTCAACTCTCCAATTGAGGCGTCAAGTATCGATGAATTCGCCGAAGGGCGATCGGATCAGCAACAAGTGTTCGAGAAG GTCATCGACGGAGTGATGGAAGATGAGCAGACACCGAATGCGTTATGGACGACGACGATCTCGCGAGGTGTCGCCAATGATTGGAGAGCAAAAGCTGAAGGTGGACCGTTCTACAGGGCAAAACGATACG GTGGAAATGGAGGCGCTGAATCTTCCGACTTTCCCCATAAAAAGTTTGGCGAGGTTCTCGAcgcgttacctgtcggaatgcaaggttcctag
- a CDS encoding hypothetical protein (NECATOR_CHRI.G337.T1) gives MQSASEQLQNVPQPSPQIFNPSVSEPNQPFSQPPYDQMQNIPGAAQSQTFNPASSEPCCHQPGQSQTMPQTMLQSSNLPMGSGLGQQSQFFPQPSYVGQQNIAQPSPQSSYGRPGYGSPVIHRTVVRYSLKNKKWRSVH, from the coding sequence ATGCAATCTGCCAGCGAACAACTACAAAACGTTCCACAGCCGAGTCCACAAATTTTTAATCCTTCCGTATCCGAACCTAACCAACCTTTTTCACAACCACCATACGACCAAATGCAAAACATTCCAGGCGCCGCACAGTCACAAACGTTCAATCCCGCATCCTCAGAACCTTGTTGCCACCAGCCTGGTCAGTCACAAACCATGCCGCAAACCATGCTCCAATCCAGTAATCTTCCTATGGGATCTGGGCTTGGACAGCAATCCCAATTTTTCCCACAACCATCCTATGTAGGACAGCAGAACATTGCACAACCATCACCGCAGTCCAGCTACGGTAGACCTGGATATGGTAGCCCAGTGATTCATAGAACGGTTGTCAGATATTcgcttaaaaataaaaagtggagAAGCGTTCATTAG